One window from the genome of Faecalibacterium sp. HTF-F encodes:
- the cas6 gene encoding CRISPR system precrRNA processing endoribonuclease RAMP protein Cas6, which produces MIQQIQLVLSPPNDVRIPQSWSYRLYGWLMSQISSEFGEQMHLQGEHPLAHFLCFSPEKQSLIWTVNLLNDAARQVVFPVLESAKEIPLHELTLPVSEVRTFPAISAEELIRSGRSRSETRAKIAFLSPCAFKQSGRYAIFPQETLLLQSLIAHWNAAFPEYALIDSDALQALQQGLHIVDYNLHTTRYLLKETRIPAFQGNVTIEARLAPPLLELWNALLSFASHGGVGIKTTLGMGGAATDFYKKTPVI; this is translated from the coding sequence CAACTGGTTTTATCTCCGCCCAATGATGTGCGGATTCCCCAGTCGTGGTCCTATCGTCTGTATGGCTGGCTGATGTCACAGATTTCTTCTGAATTTGGAGAGCAGATGCATCTGCAAGGGGAACACCCCCTTGCGCATTTTCTATGTTTTTCGCCGGAAAAACAGTCTTTGATCTGGACGGTCAACCTGCTGAATGACGCTGCTCGACAGGTAGTTTTCCCCGTTTTGGAATCTGCAAAGGAAATCCCTCTGCATGAATTGACACTCCCGGTTTCAGAGGTCCGCACCTTTCCGGCAATCTCCGCTGAAGAGCTGATCCGTTCTGGGCGCTCCCGCAGCGAAACCCGTGCCAAAATTGCTTTTCTGTCGCCTTGCGCCTTCAAGCAGTCCGGCCGCTATGCTATTTTCCCGCAGGAAACTCTGCTTTTGCAAAGTCTGATTGCGCATTGGAACGCTGCCTTTCCAGAATATGCCCTTATCGATTCTGATGCACTGCAGGCTTTACAGCAAGGGCTTCATATTGTGGATTATAATCTCCATACCACACGTTATCTGCTGAAAGAAACGCGCATTCCAGCCTTTCAAGGCAATGTGACCATCGAGGCGCGCCTTGCGCCGCCGCTTCTGGAACTTTGGAATGCGTTGCTCTCTTTTGCATCCCATGGCGGAGTTGGCATCAAAACCACTCTTGGAATGGGAGGCGCTGCTACGGATTTTTATAAAAAAACACCCGTTATATAA
- a CDS encoding helix-turn-helix domain-containing protein, with product MIHAYDKSYLSAAQKNLARMLDYLVNDLHYPLETAWQWFLISKMAFRFEQGDCSVLVGLSGVELARAVLEQAGEVVPMQKPSYAYDRSPEYWTGWALAYYQWLTSLCFAEIEQAVSITKVRLLYTPYHEMDVRQFADKMNELYRVAKPETNLKAMRTLAGLSQSELAGQADVSVRTIQQYEQRQKDINKAQAETLLRLARALNCDVEDLMEKVPPLNFK from the coding sequence AAAAGCTATCTTTCTGCTGCACAGAAAAATCTTGCCCGGATGTTGGATTATCTTGTCAACGATCTGCATTATCCGTTGGAGACGGCATGGCAGTGGTTTCTTATCAGTAAGATGGCTTTTCGGTTTGAACAGGGGGATTGTTCTGTGTTGGTGGGCTTGTCCGGTGTAGAACTTGCCCGCGCTGTACTGGAGCAGGCGGGCGAAGTCGTACCTATGCAGAAACCCTCGTATGCCTACGACCGCAGCCCGGAATACTGGACAGGCTGGGCTCTTGCCTATTACCAGTGGCTGACCAGTTTGTGCTTTGCGGAGATTGAACAGGCAGTGTCTATCACGAAAGTGCGGCTGCTGTATACGCCCTACCACGAGATGGATGTACGGCAGTTTGCAGACAAGATGAACGAGTTGTACCGTGTGGCAAAGCCGGAAACAAACCTGAAAGCCATGCGCACATTGGCCGGATTGAGCCAGTCGGAACTAGCAGGACAGGCTGATGTGTCTGTGCGTACCATCCAGCAGTACGAACAGCGACAGAAGGACATCAACAAAGCACAAGCAGAAACGCTGCTTCGCCTTGCGCGTGCGCTGAATTGCGACGTGGAGGATCTGATGGAGAAAGTTCCACCGCTGAATTTTAAATAA